The following coding sequences lie in one Treponema sp. OMZ 790 genomic window:
- a CDS encoding ABC transporter ATP-binding protein, producing MKKSELIKKLIVFVRPLTGVMTITVILRVLGFIIAAAIPVLGGAGIVSLLGLKVFNTYLSLNFVIIGLIVCAVSRGIFRYGEQLSGHYIAFTLLALIRDKIFTAMRRLAFVKLQKKDSGSLLSIITTDIELLEVFYAHTIAPAASAVLYFIFALIIFAKIHIVLSLTVALIYIIIGFLLPILFGKMDDGSGVEYRKKMSSLNSYFLDSLLGIKEIIFFDKIRERKENIEKKGEAISGTFKLLKDFEGNTFAVTEAALTLCNFLMLGISAFLLVNGKIDFAHLLISNLMLLSGYGPIIAVSGLAVNLQQTFASAERVFSLLEEKPELDEVEDGENVSFEKVDADNINFRYDDMEVLKDVSISVKKDEIVGLCGKSGSGKSTLLRLIMRFFDPLSGEVRMNGIDVKKINTASLREAVSYITQQTYIFKKSIYENILLANRNASKEEVIEAAKKAAIHDFIMSLPEGYDTKITELGGNLSSGEKQRLGLARAFLHKAPLLLLDEPTGNLDSLNEALILNSIYQEKKDKGVLIVSHRKSTVNAADKVVYIEKGRLR from the coding sequence ATGAAAAAAAGCGAACTTATAAAAAAATTGATAGTATTTGTAAGACCTCTTACAGGCGTTATGACTATAACGGTTATCTTGAGGGTCTTGGGCTTTATCATTGCAGCGGCCATTCCGGTTTTGGGCGGAGCCGGCATCGTTTCTCTTTTGGGCTTAAAGGTTTTTAATACCTATCTTTCCTTGAACTTTGTAATCATCGGCCTCATTGTCTGTGCCGTAAGCCGCGGTATCTTCAGATACGGCGAACAGCTTTCGGGACACTACATAGCCTTTACCCTCTTGGCCCTGATACGCGATAAGATTTTTACGGCTATGAGACGGCTCGCCTTTGTTAAATTGCAAAAAAAAGATTCAGGAAGCCTCTTGTCGATCATAACCACCGACATAGAATTGCTCGAAGTTTTTTATGCCCACACAATAGCCCCCGCTGCTTCTGCCGTTCTCTACTTTATTTTTGCCCTAATCATCTTTGCAAAAATACACATTGTTTTATCTCTTACGGTTGCCCTCATTTATATAATCATAGGCTTTCTCCTTCCCATCCTTTTCGGTAAGATGGATGACGGCTCGGGTGTAGAATACCGAAAAAAAATGAGCTCCCTTAATTCCTACTTTTTGGACTCCCTCCTCGGAATAAAGGAGATAATCTTTTTTGACAAGATAAGGGAGAGAAAAGAAAATATAGAAAAAAAAGGGGAGGCTATAAGCGGAACCTTTAAGCTCTTAAAGGACTTTGAGGGGAACACCTTTGCTGTTACGGAGGCAGCTCTCACCCTTTGCAATTTTTTAATGCTGGGCATTTCGGCCTTCCTCTTGGTAAACGGAAAAATAGACTTTGCTCACCTTTTGATTTCCAACCTAATGCTTCTTTCAGGATACGGTCCGATAATAGCTGTTTCAGGCTTGGCCGTAAACTTGCAGCAAACCTTCGCTTCCGCAGAGAGAGTTTTTTCCCTGCTTGAAGAAAAGCCTGAACTCGATGAAGTTGAAGACGGCGAAAACGTCAGCTTCGAAAAAGTTGATGCCGATAATATCAATTTTAGATACGACGATATGGAAGTTTTAAAGGATGTAAGCATCTCGGTTAAAAAAGATGAGATAGTCGGCCTTTGCGGTAAAAGCGGAAGCGGTAAGAGTACCCTGCTCCGCCTCATCATGCGCTTTTTCGATCCCCTTTCGGGAGAGGTAAGGATGAACGGCATCGACGTTAAAAAAATAAACACTGCGAGTTTAAGAGAGGCCGTTTCGTACATTACCCAGCAAACCTATATTTTTAAAAAATCTATTTATGAAAACATCCTTCTTGCAAACAGGAATGCTTCAAAAGAGGAAGTTATCGAAGCCGCGAAAAAAGCCGCCATCCACGATTTTATCATGAGCCTTCCTGAAGGCTATGATACGAAGATTACAGAACTCGGCGGAAACCTTTCAAGCGGGGAAAAACAGCGTCTCGGCCTTGCCCGGGCTTTTTTACACAAGGCTCCTCTTTTGCTGCTCGACGAGCCGACCGGAAACTTGGACAGCTTAAACGAAGCCCTCATTTTAAATTCAATTTACCAAGAAAAGAAAGACAAGGGCGTTTTAATCGTAAGCCACCGCAAATCCACCGTAAACGCCGCCGATAAGGTTGTCTATATTGAAAAGGGAAGACTGAGGTAG
- a CDS encoding UDP-N-acetylmuramoyl-L-alanyl-D-glutamate--2,6-diaminopimelate ligase: protein MEYVKSIAECIKAVEVINCFGNDKSLINSMEYDSRKVQPCGVDDKTDLKKGAAFFALPGIHTDGKKFINSAIENGAVCVFYEGDLKAADAADKTDAATIEKAKDVCFVQVDDVRKTMSKVSAFLYDEPSKALGVIGVTGTEGKSSTVSFIFQLLNLCGKKAGFFSTVEYSIDGKVIPNPEHQTTPESNIVQQRLAQMRDAGCSFAVVESSSHGLSPRTARLEDVIFDAGVFMNVTQEHLEFHGTIEQYRYDKANLFRALDKNKGKGMPIFGVVNYEDMSAPYFMEATQKNVYPFSTEIKDLKKIEEYEGLFAKDIEESSNGIKFTLCDFSSKKEYRSELKLAGIFNVKNILASVLAVQKITGLDIEAIIEKLSLVKPVKGRMMLIDEGQDFEVLIDYAHTPSSFMTIFPSIKSRIEKSGGKVISLFGSGGERDIKKRPEQGRIAALYSDIVILADEDPRGEDSVELLEMIAAGCPEKKRNEELFIIPDRPSAIKKAFSLAGKNDAVLLLGKGHENSIIFKDRTMPYDEETTARELLKEMLRKKTNPCTKVQSLL from the coding sequence ATGGAATACGTAAAATCGATTGCAGAGTGCATCAAAGCTGTTGAAGTTATAAATTGTTTTGGAAACGATAAGTCTCTTATAAATTCTATGGAATATGATTCCCGTAAGGTTCAGCCTTGCGGCGTTGATGATAAAACGGATCTTAAAAAAGGTGCTGCCTTTTTTGCTCTTCCGGGTATTCATACTGACGGAAAAAAATTTATAAATTCTGCAATCGAAAACGGAGCCGTTTGTGTTTTTTATGAGGGGGATTTAAAAGCTGCCGATGCTGCAGATAAAACGGATGCTGCAACCATAGAGAAGGCCAAGGATGTTTGCTTTGTTCAGGTGGATGATGTGCGCAAGACCATGTCCAAGGTCTCTGCCTTTCTTTATGATGAACCTTCAAAAGCACTGGGTGTAATCGGTGTTACCGGAACCGAGGGCAAGAGCAGCACGGTTTCTTTTATCTTTCAGCTTTTAAACCTTTGCGGGAAAAAAGCCGGCTTTTTCTCTACAGTCGAATACTCCATAGACGGAAAGGTAATTCCTAATCCTGAACACCAGACAACGCCTGAATCGAACATTGTCCAGCAGCGTCTTGCCCAAATGAGAGATGCAGGATGTAGTTTTGCTGTGGTAGAGTCTTCCTCACACGGCCTTTCTCCTAGGACGGCCCGTCTTGAAGATGTGATCTTTGATGCAGGTGTTTTTATGAACGTAACTCAGGAGCACTTGGAATTCCACGGAACCATCGAACAGTACCGCTATGACAAGGCCAATCTTTTTAGAGCCTTGGATAAAAATAAGGGTAAGGGTATGCCGATATTCGGGGTAGTAAACTATGAAGACATGTCAGCTCCTTATTTTATGGAAGCAACTCAAAAAAATGTATATCCTTTCAGCACCGAGATTAAAGACCTAAAAAAGATTGAAGAGTATGAAGGTCTTTTTGCAAAGGATATTGAAGAGTCATCAAACGGAATTAAATTTACCCTTTGCGATTTTTCTTCTAAAAAAGAATACAGGAGCGAGCTAAAACTTGCAGGCATCTTTAACGTAAAAAATATTTTGGCTTCGGTCTTGGCCGTTCAAAAAATTACGGGACTCGATATCGAAGCCATAATCGAAAAACTTTCTCTTGTAAAACCCGTAAAGGGCAGGATGATGCTCATAGATGAGGGTCAGGATTTTGAAGTACTCATAGACTATGCTCACACCCCTTCTTCTTTTATGACGATTTTTCCTTCGATAAAGAGTCGTATAGAAAAATCCGGCGGAAAGGTAATAAGCCTTTTCGGTTCCGGCGGAGAGCGTGACATAAAGAAAAGACCGGAGCAGGGCAGGATAGCGGCCCTTTATTCCGACATCGTAATCCTTGCAGATGAAGACCCTCGCGGAGAAGACTCCGTTGAGCTTTTGGAGATGATAGCAGCAGGCTGTCCCGAAAAAAAACGAAACGAAGAGCTCTTTATAATCCCCGACCGCCCCTCAGCCATCAAAAAAGCCTTCAGCCTTGCAGGTAAAAACGATGCAGTTCTCCTTTTAGGGAAAGGACATGAAAACTCCATCATCTTTAAAGATAGAACCATGCCCTACGATGAAGAAACAACGGCAAGAGAATTGTTAAAAGAGATGCTGAGGAAAAAAACTAATCCTTGTACAAAAGTGCAATCTTTGCTATAA
- a CDS encoding Hsp33 family molecular chaperone HslO gives MIDKPITDPVLIEKFKTMHEDGMTVFMLGEGQIRGAFFHGTRFVNKMRVQHNLGLLESLALGHASLCGALLIPTMKGRDRIIFRCDTQGPLVGFSVEAFSEGFVRGYLLEDPIRPDELLETWDLKPLFGEGKISVIRFPEGAREPLTGIIEIKHKNIALDLSEYFLQSEQTVTGFNTGVQFDKEGRIIGAGGMYIQVMPGAEEALIEKVEMAFAACPSIGQWFAEGGDREDVIFGLFRDCEPKVLIERKIDFYCPCSEDNFRNKLFTLPEKELADMYENGPDQIELYCHNCGSVYKYPKTVLKEKIDVH, from the coding sequence ATGATAGATAAACCGATTACCGATCCCGTCTTAATAGAAAAATTTAAAACCATGCACGAAGACGGAATGACGGTCTTTATGCTCGGCGAAGGTCAAATCCGCGGAGCTTTTTTTCACGGAACCCGCTTTGTAAATAAGATGAGGGTGCAGCACAACTTAGGGCTTTTGGAAAGCCTCGCCCTGGGACACGCCTCCCTTTGCGGAGCCCTCCTAATTCCCACAATGAAGGGAAGAGATAGAATCATCTTTAGATGCGATACCCAAGGCCCCCTTGTGGGCTTTAGTGTCGAAGCCTTCAGCGAGGGCTTTGTCAGGGGCTATCTTTTGGAAGACCCGATAAGGCCTGATGAATTGTTAGAAACATGGGACTTAAAGCCCCTCTTCGGCGAAGGAAAGATTTCGGTTATCCGCTTCCCCGAAGGAGCCAGGGAACCCTTGACGGGAATCATCGAGATAAAGCACAAAAACATAGCCCTTGACCTTTCCGAATATTTTTTGCAATCGGAACAGACCGTAACGGGCTTTAATACAGGCGTCCAATTCGACAAGGAAGGAAGAATCATCGGAGCGGGAGGCATGTACATTCAGGTCATGCCGGGAGCCGAAGAAGCCTTGATAGAAAAGGTAGAAATGGCCTTTGCGGCCTGCCCCTCGATAGGCCAATGGTTTGCGGAAGGCGGAGACAGGGAAGATGTCATCTTCGGCCTTTTCCGTGACTGTGAGCCGAAAGTTCTAATCGAAAGAAAGATAGACTTTTATTGCCCCTGCTCGGAAGACAATTTCCGCAATAAGCTTTTTACCCTGCCCGAAAAAGAACTTGCAGACATGTACGAAAACGGCCCCGATCAAATCGAGCTTTATTGCCATAACTGCGGCTCTGTCTATAAATATCCCAAAACCGTCTTAAAGGAAAAAATCGATGTACATTAA
- a CDS encoding type II toxin-antitoxin system Phd/YefM family antitoxin, whose product MKTLPVTKIRTNFSALLKEVELGNEIGITLGRKEEAIAVIVPIEEYKRIKVRQLGTLEGKATVEFSENWAITDEEFINL is encoded by the coding sequence ATGAAAACATTGCCTGTAACCAAAATAAGAACAAATTTCTCTGCACTTTTAAAAGAAGTGGAATTAGGTAACGAAATCGGGATAACACTCGGCCGAAAAGAAGAAGCAATCGCGGTAATTGTTCCAATTGAAGAATATAAGAGAATAAAAGTGAGACAACTAGGTACATTGGAAGGAAAAGCAACGGTTGAATTTAGTGAGAATTGGGCAATTACAGATGAAGAGTTTATCAATTTATGA
- a CDS encoding precorrin-8X methylmutase: MYIKKPMEIENKSMDIIEESMKDVAFTEEEKIIAKRMIHTTGDVEYRKIIVFQNNFIEAAKKALQKGITIFTDTKMVMTGINKPALSKTENKLLCLIDDERVFKMSKEGGITRSSAAVDLAVQEGATAFVIGNAPTALFRLLELCEEKKVSPDFIIGVPVGFVGAAESKEALRSVSLPQISTVGTKGGSNVAASIINALLYMMVERE; this comes from the coding sequence ATGTACATTAAAAAACCCATGGAAATAGAAAATAAGAGCATGGATATAATTGAAGAGAGCATGAAGGATGTTGCTTTCACCGAAGAAGAAAAAATTATAGCCAAGAGGATGATTCACACTACGGGCGATGTCGAGTACCGCAAGATAATTGTCTTTCAAAATAATTTTATAGAAGCCGCTAAAAAAGCTCTTCAAAAGGGCATAACTATTTTTACCGATACCAAGATGGTAATGACAGGCATCAATAAGCCAGCCCTTTCAAAAACCGAAAATAAGCTTTTATGTCTGATCGATGATGAGAGGGTTTTTAAGATGTCCAAGGAAGGGGGAATTACACGATCTTCGGCGGCTGTAGACCTCGCAGTCCAAGAAGGAGCAACAGCCTTTGTGATAGGCAATGCCCCTACAGCCCTTTTCCGCCTTTTAGAGCTTTGCGAAGAAAAAAAAGTTTCCCCCGATTTTATAATAGGAGTCCCCGTGGGCTTTGTAGGTGCCGCCGAATCAAAGGAAGCCCTGCGTTCCGTCTCCCTGCCCCAAATCTCTACCGTAGGCACCAAGGGCGGAAGCAACGTCGCCGCCTCCATCATAAATGCCTTACTTTACATGATGGTCGAAAGGGAGTAA